The Elaeis guineensis isolate ETL-2024a chromosome 5, EG11, whole genome shotgun sequence DNA segment AATGAGGGGATTCAATGGTCGATTGGCGTGAAAGAATGTGTATCCCTCTCTCACACGAAGGATGCAACCACGACTCAAAATATTAGGCCGTCTctccaaaattcaaaaaattggaAGGAAATGGAAAAGAAGGTTACtctattaaatattttatgaaattagcaCTAGTTTCCATTGTTTTCGTAATGAAATATAAAATTCATTCTCTATAACAATAGTTTGTTTAGTTTTGAATGATGATGGGTATGATTTTCCCCCTTCCTTCGCGGCTTTCTGGGCCTCCGTCCAACATTTGTCAGGTGCATTGGCAAAATTAACATTACTTTTACCAGTAAGGTTTGTATAacattatatcaatatatttatgCACAAAAGTGATATGTGGTTGCTTAACTTGCTCTCTTATTTTTCAAACAACCGTGCCCCTTTACAAACTATATCTAGGGATAGCAAAAATTGATCCGGTTTGAAGAACTTGACCGCACCCTATCCTATTCGGGCCACGTTTTGGTTAAGAAGTTGCTAGTTAGGGCCAGACATGAGTCAGATTTTGACTCCAAAGTTTAGATAGGTTGAATACATTGACCTGGCTTGATTCACAAGGATAACGTTCTATTTGGGTCGAAATAACTTGAATTGTGCtgagattttttttgattattgatCTTTTTTCCCTAATACTAGTtgtttaaattattttgaaaatttccgAGTAAGATTTGTAAATATTGGATTTAATATGCTAGCTTAGATTTATTAGAAATTGAGCTTTGTAAAATAGATTAGGTTATGATCAACTGAGGGACCCGACATGATATGTAGATGGCCATAGTTTGCGAGATCTTGATTTGATATTGGTCATGTCAAGTATAGGTTAGGGTTTTGTATGTTGTCGCTCCAATTTGATCCAGCAAACCCGACCAGACCATAGATCCTTCCGAACTCACTCGAGGCCCCAATAAATCTTGGTTGGTTTTGTTTAAAATACGCAACTTTATGTGTTCATATACACAtgtagaaaataatttaaataatttctttagcAACTCGCTGTTCTGTTCAAATAAATACAGCAAGATTTCCTAATTCGTCATAAAGGTTTGGGGATGAGCAAATGGTGAAAGTAATAGCAAGTTACTCAAATTTGCTCAAATAAACAATAAGCTACTCTAATAAAAGATGGCCTCTCAAGAACTTCTTTGGGGTACAAGCCTCAATAGCCATGGAGACAAGTACTGTGACACATTCCTTCAGATGCAACGTAGTCTggttcaattaagttcagcacaATAGAATATCTATCTTACAAACACGCAATAGGTCTTATGACTAAGCATACCTAAATTTTACATGAGAAATAGCTCCATCCTAGCGGATGTTCTACTTCACAGCCATTTCACATCTATAAACAAAAAGGCCAAGAGAGAACCAAGTACAATAGGGTCAGTTATAAAACTCTCTGCCATGTTGGTAGTTAGAGAACAACAATAGGTCATCCAAGGAAGGAAGCATTTTGAACTCTTCATAGTCCATCTTCCAGGGTGATTCAGAGCTGTATTCCCACATAGGGGAGGGCATTGGAGGCCAGGAAGTATCAAAGAAATCATTCTTCCATTCCCCAAAGCTCAGCTCGCTGACTGCTTCAGGTGTTGCAATAATCTCATTCCAAATCTGATCCATGGAGTACCCCTTCACACCTTCCTCGTTCTCCACAAACCCTGCAGCCATGCAGCAGCAACCACTGCCACCATTAAGCTCATGCTGTTCCAACCCAGCATCCGATGGGGGTTCGCTCACCGATGCCGAATTATCGGTCAGAGATGATGAAGATGATGAAGAGGAGAGGGCATTTTTCTTTCGCTCCTGTGCCTTCTTCCTCATATGAGTCCTCCAGTAGTTCTTGATCTCATTATCGGTGCGGCCCGGGAGCTTTCGAGCTATCCGAGACCACCTATATAATTATAAGCATTGCTTGTCCAAGTCATTACTTATGTTTATGTTGCAAGCCTATAAAAATATCGCCAGATGAAAGAAAAAGTTGTGGATGTGCAACACAAGAATCATCGTCATCTAGATGAGTTTATAAGGAACATATATATGATTTACTAATGGAACAGTACTAGATGAGGAGCTAATCAAAAGGAGTTGTTTGTTTCAGTGTGAGATGAAGTATGGAGATGGATCAAACCTATTTCCCCAGCGGGAATGGAGCTCGAGGATGAGGCGCTCCTCCTGAGGGGTCATGCGGCCGCGCTTGAGACCTGGGTGCAGGTAATTAACCCAGCGTAACCTGCAACTCTTGCCTGTTCTGTTGAGACCTACATACAACATCAAACCAGGCCGGGTTAAACGGTGGCGTCCTCCACCCCCCCACACCGCCAAAGTAAGCCTACTTGTAGCCCCCGCCACCCCTCAAACCTGAGACTTTGGCTATGAAATCCCAACGACGTTCCCCGAATAAGCCCACAAAGCATACCAGTTGCAGGTCCTCCTGCTCCGTCCACGGGCCCTTTCGAGTCTCTTCTCTCACCGTCACCATCGTCGTCCTCCTCGTCTCTTgtccttccttctctctctctctctctctctgtagggCCTTCGGTGCTCCTCCTTTCCACCTCCACTTGGAAAGCACTGCTTTGTTCCAACCAAAGGACTTGGCTTGCCTTTGTGTCCTCTCACGATCTTTTATAGCCGGTGGAGCTCCACGGTCACGTGATGTCATATGTGGTTTGAGATCCCGGATCCTGCCATTTACTTCCCCtttgttttctttatttttttggtggGGGTCGAGTCACTAGCTCAGAAGCATGTGCAGCGCACGTGATGTCACCGAAGCCTCCTTTTCGGCTCTGGTTTGATTAGCAATGTACCTAGCACTTGGTTATAGTACCAGTTTGTTGGTGTGTAGGCATAACAACCTTAAAAATAAGTGACTTTGATTCATTCGATCCTGATTGCGTGCTTCTGACTTCTGCGTCCTTTACATCCTGAATGATGAAAGGACatgaatatataattaaatatctaaaataataatatgtcTTAGTATTTTAGTGTTTTCATTTCATTTGTTTCTTGTAATGATATACTGCACACAATCTAGATGTTCTTGTATTATTCAAAATTTCTGTGGTGAATTCACTGAAATGTAAGGTGATAACCCACCGTTTTCTCATAGAAAGAacacaagtaaaaaaaaaaaaaagaaaggaaagaaaaatttgtGGTTGAGCAGAGATTCCAGTGCATTTTCTAACAGGCTAACAATCCAACAGTGAGTGAATCAACGAAGAGAGTACTACTTTTAGATGGATGGCTCGTTGGGATTGAAGGAAGAAGAAACATCCATGTAAAATTGCTAGCTAGCTAGAGCCCTAAGATCCACTCCTCCTTGTTCAGGTTaaggtatcaaaatcaatcataaagaAAACTCATGGTTCCACAGGTATCCTTCTCTGTCTTAAAGCCATGTTATTGCATTAGTTTTTGCCGTTAGTGATAGACCACCACTTTGGTGCAGTTTACCGAATAGAGGGGTTAGTGTAGCAGGAACTTTATGTTTCTGTATTTGCGAGGTTTATTACTTcacaattccttttttttttttttttgaaagtccACTGTAGTTTACAAGCAGTACCTACCTAGGGATTAATCATTGTCTCAGTTTTGCTGAATGACATACTCAACCAAATTCATTAAGGGCTCAACTGACACTAGCTACATTACCTGAGTACATATATCTTTCTTTAAGAacgaaatatatatgaattttcatTCAGAAACATTGTTTTCAgcatttgttttaaaaaaaaagaccTTTATAGGTCAGCGGCATTGTCATCAATTACATTAGGTTAAAATAAAATCAACTTGGTTTCTTTCCTCAACCATGTGGATAGATAGTTCTCCCACCCAATTGGTCTGATTAATTATAATGCAGCTATCATTTTGCCACAACTTGATCATGTTTGCTGTCAAATACTAGATTAATATGAGGAGGTGGTTTAGTTTACATACTAGTGGCACAATTGGAACCGAAAAAAGGCTTGGCACCTTCCAATATTCAAGTCTTCACTGAAGCTTCTCGGAGGACATGGTGGTGCTTGACCCTGGAGGAAGCTACCCATTGGAGGAAAAAAGATGGAACGTCCATTCATGGCAGAAtatgttactgaattaaaaaagTAGTCTGGTCTTTGACGACCAGTCTCTCCTTGGACTGTTCCTTTCACCTTTGGGAGTGAAAAAGCTAATGGCTTTATCCATGATCAATATGGGCACACAGAAGAAATATCTTCTCGTGGTGCTCCTTTCTCTGTAGAATTAAACTTTGTTGGTCTAATATCATCATGTTGACATTTACCACTCAAGATTCTATCTTATATTGTATTTATTACTGAAACGGGCAAATTTTGTCGACTAGCACCGACGTAACATCATTGTTCTATGCAAGATATCCCATACCTAATTCTAAACATAAATATATTTTggagatgatatcactctatggTTGATAAGCAACACAGAGAATGAACATATTTAGTGCAGGGGGAAGTGACTGTGGCATCACCAAAGTTGATCTACCGATGTTATATAACCAGATTAGGTATGTTGAAGCAATAAGACTCTGTGGTGGTTCTCTTCGGGTCACGAAGTCTACTCGGCTGCTCTTTATCTCATTGTTTATGTGATCTCAAGAAGCAGATATATAGCAGTGTGCTTTTGTGTACACACACTAAGTCATATAGTAGATAGCTGTGGGAGATGATGTCTTCACGATGTTGATCCATTCGCCGGCATCGTAGGGTCTCAAACAGGCCTCCTGTTAGAGGATGTCAGCCTTGGTTGCCTTGATCTGTATCCATCTCTCCATGGAAGTGCCGAGGGGGAAAAAGAAGGCTAAGCCAACATGACGTGGAGGTCACCATTTTGTGGTTAGTCCACTTGGACCTTTTTATCCTGCATGCTGTTGTTCCCTTTTAGCCTTCTTGCTCCTCACTATTATGCTATCGCATTGGCTGCTGTTTTCTCTCTGTTCGTTTGGATGCCATGGGGAACCCTCAGTTGTTTGCCATCAATGGGTTGGAGGAAAACATGAACCACGGGGTGCTTTTAGCCCCTTTCTTGTGGGTGTGGCAGGTTGCACTATCCGTCCCTTGGTCGGTGGATGGATAATTTTTGGATGTCAAAGGCCATCAATTGCTTGTTTGATTCATGAGTGTTGCCGTAAATAGTTGTGCAGGACAACAAGAGTAAGACCAATGGGTCAACTGGAACGCAGTGATTCGCTTATTTAATTAGTGTTAAGTAGGAATTCAGTGATATTGGTCCATCATATTATCATGTTTGGTTTTGGCCTTGGGAGAGCATTGTTTTGACATCTTTGTTCTCATATATTTGGACAGTTTCACTA contains these protein-coding regions:
- the LOC105045725 gene encoding myb-related protein MYBAS2 isoform X2, encoding MTPQEERLILELHSRWGNRWSRIARKLPGRTDNEIKNYWRTHMRKKAQERKKNALSSSSSSSSLTDNSASVSEPPSDAGLEQHELNGGSGCCCMAAGFVENEEGVKGYSMDQIWNEIIATPEAVSELSFGEWKNDFFDTSWPPMPSPMWEYSSESPWKMDYEEFKMLPSLDDLLLFSNYQHGREFYN
- the LOC105045725 gene encoding myb-related protein MYBAS2 isoform X1, translated to MVTVREETRKGPWTEQEDLQLVCFVGLFGERRWDFIAKVSGLNRTGKSCRLRWVNYLHPGLKRGRMTPQEERLILELHSRWGNRWSRIARKLPGRTDNEIKNYWRTHMRKKAQERKKNALSSSSSSSSLTDNSASVSEPPSDAGLEQHELNGGSGCCCMAAGFVENEEGVKGYSMDQIWNEIIATPEAVSELSFGEWKNDFFDTSWPPMPSPMWEYSSESPWKMDYEEFKMLPSLDDLLLFSNYQHGREFYN